From Erigeron canadensis isolate Cc75 chromosome 5, C_canadensis_v1, whole genome shotgun sequence:
TATGTATTACATAGTAACCTAAGTCTTTCTAATTTAAACGTGCAGGGATGTGTGAAAAGGGTTCAGGCTGACGAAACTGGCCACAAACATTGCACTGGACAATACTTTGATTATTGGCAATGTGTTGACAAATGTGTAAGTTTAAATTCTTGTACATATTTCTttctatttaataaaatcaattaGTGTGATTTCATTCCAGCTCATCTTATACTGCGGTTACCTGGATGCAGGTTGCACCTAGGCTATTTGCTAAGCTAAAGTAATGAGATATATGTCAGGATATGACACATTTACTCTTCTCTTTTTGTTCGCATTAAAACTCCGTTTTTTTTGGTACAACCAATACCTTGAGTTGAAAATGAATAAGGAGTGACTTAGTTGCCATGAATTTAATCAGTTATGGTGGCCACACCTCGTTGTAATTTGATGTGAATTATTGGAGGAGGTCTTAAGTTTGCAGCATATATGCTCTTTTATGAATCGATTTTGAATGCATGTTTCATATGAATAGCGGCCCAAGTCTGTAGTCCCGAATACAAACTTGACCTACAGTGAGTACATTTACGAGTCATATCCTTGTATGATTTCACTTTTGATACTGTGACAATGGTTTATATTCCAGAATTGGCCATCCCCAATAAAACCAACCCCCCAGCCAAAGCTTCGAAAATAAATcctcaatttatttatattcttttgaGTGTTTGTTCTGAAATTGATCTCACCAACTGAAAAGACTCGTACCTTTTCTGCCCACTCAATCCTCTGCCGATTTACAACTCCTATCGTGTTTCATTAGAGACTATTGATTTCATTTGTTTCATATGGATATCATCAAGCTCAAAAAACTTCAtccaagataagatcctcaaatTCGAGTATCCTTACCTAAAGTCTGAACTACTTGTTGCTTAAACCTTTACATCAACCACTTCTATATTTTCTGAGTAATGATGATGTCTCAGTCTATAGCTACTTTTTCTGGGTTCTATTGAACATTTCATTGTTCGTAAAAACTCATAACGACTTACACATGTAATCGATGTAGCTAGGTAGACTACCCTCAAAGATACTAGACCCTTGATACATGATAGCTATTTGACGTGTATTGTAGTCTTTAAAAACTCATAATGACTTACACATGTAATCGACGTAGCTAGGTAGACTGCCTTCAAAGATATTAGATCCTTGATATATACAGTTGAGGTGTTGACAAGTTGCTTCAGatttcttttcttggattttgaACTACGAGACGCTATTTATGCTACCACCCGGGAGGTCCTCTTTGCCTGAGATGCCTTGAAGACCATCAGTGAGTACTATAAGAGAACAAATTAACCAACGGAAAAATACGGTTAGACTTGGGCTAAAACAAAGCCAGACAAGATATATGACCAAATTTACAATAAATTGGTCATTTACAACTCTATGATACAACATTGTAAAGTTATCGGTCTggcaaattttataaatatatgaacgGTCGGATATGCTAAATGGTCCTTACACTATAATTTTTAGCCATATACAAAATTGTATGCATTATATAGTTGTACAAAACATtcatataatgcatatattgttgtgtatggcaaAAACATGTTGTGTGAGGATCACCTCCCATCCCATAACTATATGTATACATTCTGAGCTTTTAATCAAGTGATAGGTATATAAGATTAAAATGACAGTCTTAACAATAAATATTTGACACTGACATATGAAATGTGTAACAATAAATATTTGACATATGAAATGTGTAATAACTCAATCTAGCCAATCACTCTAAATTACATGATATTTATTCTATTTCCTAAACATGAACACTAGCATTTTACAACCAACACTACCAACTTATCAAAACCGGCCTCCACACCCATCAACATTCTTCCCAGAATTCAAACACTGCAAAACAAAGAAACACATACTTCAAATCCACACTAAACTCATCAAAACCGGCCGCATTCAAGACCCACTTGCGTCCGCCGAGCTTCTACGCTTCTACGCCCTCTCCGACCCACCACACCGTGATTTACGACACGCACGCcaactgtttgatgaaatgcctcaaccAAACTGTTTTTCTTGGAACACAATTATCCGGGCTTATTGTGATACCAATG
This genomic window contains:
- the LOC122600293 gene encoding cytochrome b-c1 complex subunit 6-1, mitochondrial-like, producing MSDEEPVDQKKYFEDLCKPKCVRAWLDYQGCVKRVQADETGHKHCTGQYFDYWQCVDKCVAPRLFAKLK